The proteins below are encoded in one region of Pseudophryne corroboree isolate aPseCor3 chromosome 8, aPseCor3.hap2, whole genome shotgun sequence:
- the CLIC3 gene encoding chloride intracellular channel protein 3: protein MASQRPPNAAAAAEPKIELYVKSSDDGEKVGANPFSQRLFMLLIAKGCDMTLNTVDTKRAAEYLKDLAPGTQLPFLVYNSEVKTDVNKIEEFLEETLKPPRYPSMTPKYKESNTTGNDVFHKFSTYIKNQSPEHEDHLEKSFLRSLLMLDRYLKTPLPHELAKDPKITVSQRKFLDGDNLTLPDCNLLPKLYIINTVCKHYRNFEIPKELQGLSRYLCHAGEVKAFVYTCPDPKEIIDFYRGVVKPMKK, encoded by the exons TCCAGCGATGATGGTGAAAAAGTTGGGGCGAATCCTTTCTCTCAGCGACTCTTCATGCTCTTAATAGCCAAAGGGTGCGACATGACGCTCAACACTGTGGACACGAAGAG AGCCGCAGAATACCTGAAAGACCTCGCCCCAGGAACTCAGCTCCCATTCCTCGTCTACAACAGTGAGGTGAAAACAGATGTAAACAAGATAGAGGAGTTTCTGGAGGAGACCCTGAAGCCCCCCAG GTACCCGAGCATGACACCCAAATACAAGGAATCCAACACAACCGGCAATGACGTCTTCCATAAATTCTCTACCTACATCAAGAACCAGTCACCGGAACATGAAGATC ATCTAGAAAAGAGTTTCCTGAGGTCGCTGCTAATGCTGGACCGTTACCTGAAGACCCCCCTACCTCACGAACTGGCCAAGGACCCCAAAATAACTGTGTCACAACGGAAATTCCTGGACGGAGATAACCTGACCCTGCCGGACTGTAACCTTTTGCCCAAACTGTACATCATCAAC ACTGTGTGCAAACACTACCGGAACTTTGAGATCCCAAAGGAGCTACAGGGGTTATCCCGCTATCTCTGCCACGCCGGGGAGGTGAAAGCCTTCGTGTACACCTGTCCTGATCCCAAGGAGATCATTGACTTCTATCGCGGAGTGGTTAAGCCAATGAAGAAGTGA